From a region of the Halobacteriovorax sp. HLS genome:
- a CDS encoding chloride channel protein: MNKLKSLLMFDMYKIGLAVLCVGVGAGGFSYMLHESVHIVTNYLGTFETFDLKSYFFAVIVATISYLLTRFFFKETHGSGIPFVKLSLVAYKGKMPKRMPFGKFLTSFFTLCSGLSFGKEGPLVTISAAWAHLVAHIFKMNRQITKVLVVSGATAGLSAAFNTPIAAVVFTIEEIMGELNTKYLGPIIVASVIASVTSYKLFGNKATFVSLNYGFHTEWHFFSYLLLGLVMSLVGFLFVKIILFSKDIRKKYFEKLDLLFVIFAVSLAGLFSQYSSEVLGDGTATINKLLMGNHNETLSYIAILFVMKLVLSTSAYSTGLSGGLFMPVLFLGAVGGSAFGIILTKLGLSGIEIGAFALLGMTSLLVSVIRAPFTAFVMLFEMTRDYELILPLMISSIAAYWISTVIDPESVYESVAEYEGVHLPTHSDNECLNEMAVEDCMIKEVISIASNKTVFEVKDTFLNYDIGGFPVLKNGRLIGVVNKCDLKAKLDEAPDTAVSALLKHSIISIYPDQSLLVALDRMKRFEIGRLPVVSRFNDKELLGIITPQEIVRFLGLSKEEDEEIEVTKE, from the coding sequence ATGAACAAGCTTAAATCTCTACTAATGTTTGATATGTATAAAATTGGTCTTGCTGTTCTGTGTGTAGGGGTTGGTGCCGGTGGCTTTTCCTATATGCTGCATGAGTCAGTACATATCGTTACAAATTATTTAGGAACCTTCGAAACTTTTGATCTCAAGTCATATTTCTTTGCAGTAATTGTTGCAACTATATCTTATCTCTTAACGAGGTTTTTCTTTAAGGAAACTCATGGTTCGGGGATTCCTTTTGTTAAGTTAAGCTTAGTTGCTTATAAAGGAAAAATGCCAAAGAGGATGCCTTTTGGTAAATTTCTAACTTCGTTCTTTACTTTGTGTTCTGGCCTTTCTTTTGGAAAAGAAGGTCCTCTTGTTACTATCTCCGCAGCTTGGGCCCATCTGGTCGCTCATATTTTTAAAATGAATAGGCAGATTACCAAGGTTCTAGTTGTCTCAGGGGCAACAGCTGGTCTATCGGCCGCTTTTAATACACCTATTGCGGCAGTGGTTTTTACTATTGAAGAAATTATGGGTGAGCTTAATACAAAGTATCTAGGACCAATAATAGTTGCCTCTGTTATCGCCTCTGTTACTTCGTATAAACTATTTGGAAATAAGGCTACATTTGTTTCTCTAAATTATGGCTTTCATACTGAATGGCACTTTTTCTCATATTTACTATTAGGTTTAGTGATGTCACTAGTAGGGTTTCTCTTCGTTAAAATTATTTTATTTTCTAAAGATATAAGAAAGAAATACTTTGAAAAGTTGGATTTACTCTTCGTTATCTTTGCAGTTTCTTTGGCAGGTTTATTTTCTCAGTACTCAAGTGAAGTCCTTGGGGATGGGACAGCTACTATTAATAAGTTATTAATGGGAAATCATAATGAGACTCTCTCTTATATTGCGATACTCTTTGTCATGAAGCTTGTCTTGAGTACGAGTGCCTACAGTACCGGATTAAGTGGAGGCCTTTTCATGCCTGTTCTTTTCTTAGGAGCTGTTGGAGGAAGTGCTTTTGGAATCATCCTAACTAAATTAGGTCTGAGTGGAATTGAAATAGGTGCATTTGCATTGTTAGGAATGACTTCTTTACTTGTTTCTGTTATTCGAGCTCCATTTACAGCTTTTGTTATGTTATTTGAGATGACAAGAGATTATGAGCTAATTTTACCCCTGATGATCTCAAGTATTGCGGCCTATTGGATAAGTACGGTGATAGATCCAGAGTCAGTGTATGAGTCTGTAGCTGAGTATGAAGGAGTGCATCTACCCACCCATAGCGATAATGAATGCTTAAATGAGATGGCCGTCGAAGACTGCATGATTAAGGAAGTAATTTCTATTGCCTCAAATAAAACAGTTTTTGAAGTGAAAGATACTTTTTTAAATTATGATATTGGTGGTTTCCCAGTTCTTAAAAATGGAAGACTCATTGGTGTTGTTAACAAGTGTGACTTAAAGGCCAAGCTAGATGAAGCTCCTGACACTGCGGTAAGTGCTCTGCTAAAGCACTCTATCATTTCGATTTACCCTGATCAAAGCTTATTAGTGGCTCTAGATAGAATGAAGAGGTTTGAAATTGGTCGTCTTCCAGTGGTGAGTAGATTTAATGATAAGGAACTCTTAGGTATCATTACACCACAAGAGATCGTAAGGTTTTTAGGCCTTTCGAAAGAAGAAGATGAGGAAATAGAAGTGACTAAAGAGTAG